The following DNA comes from Cyanobacteriota bacterium.
TAAAACGTCACCATTCTTAGCAGTTGAGTACCCCTACAGCCTTATTGCTTGATGATGGAGGTATAGCAGCAAACTTTTGCCAGAGCCAGTACACATCATCTGTAGGATAATCCATGAAGTGGTTCAACCTCTTCGCTTTAAATCAGCGTTTAACACTTCTAGTAACTGGCCTTTAGAGAGTTGACGCTATAACGAGTGTCACACCAAACATTTCACACCACGAAACTGAGCATATTTTCGGAGTAGCGCTTCACTTGAGTGAAGTAACCATTACACCAGGGTGTGTCTGAGTTGAGCTGTTGATTGGTAGTAACCAGAAACAGGGTGTATCTGGGTTAATCAAAATCATTCAGGTACATGAGGTCGTCATCATGAGATTCCAGTTATTGTCGGGGAGACGGATGCACAAGACGCTCCGCCAGTTGAGCATTAGTTTACTCGGGCTTGTTTGTTTCAGTCTAGCGATTGTCAGTCATTCACAGCCGATCGCAGCTCAGTCTGGAGCAAACCTAGCCACTATTTCAGAGATTTTAGACGGTAACCAAGTATTCATCCAAAGCCGACAGGCTAAGGTGAATGACCAAGCTAGGCGTGGCCAAAAAGTTATGACTCGAGATGCGCGGGCAGCGATTTTGTTCAACAACGGTGCCGTAGGACGGCTAGGTAAGAACTCGGTGTTGACAGTAGGCGATCGCTGTGCCCAAATTCGGCGCGGACAGATTTTAGTCAGCGGCCCTGCTAGTAGTTGTTCATCATCGGTCGTTGCTGGTGTTTGAGGCACTACCTACTTACTGGAAGTGGATGACAATGATCAGACCATTGTGAGAGTCTTGGAAGGGGAAGTCACTGTTGCATCTGAGCAGATTATCATTCCTGAAGAGCCAGAAACCAGCTTTATGGACATAATTGACCCTACTGGTTCCATTAAGCCTGTTGGTTCTGGTGTAAGCCCTCAGCTACCAACTTCACGCATTAAGCAGCTTCCACCGGGTCTATCAGTACCGACGGCACCCAAACTAGCCTCCCTCCAAAGCCAGCCTAGTAGCTCACCTAGACAACCTGCATCAACGAGGGAAAATAAGATTACAGTTGTAAAGTCAGGTGAGAAAGTTGCCTATAACCCTTCCCAGGGAATCTTTAGCCCCGTGGAGAAAATGACTCAGCAAGAGTTTGAGTCTATTCTGACAGGAGCACTGTTCAACGGCTTCTCTGTACCAATCCCCGGCCTTCAGGATGTGCAACGTAGTTTCCAAAACCTCTTCCCCGGCGTACCTTTTCCTATCAATGTTCCTAGTTTGAATGTGCCCGGTTTAGGTATACCAGGTTTACCCTTTGGCTTCTAAAGGCTAGTGACAGAGGCTAGTTTTCCCCTTAGAGAGATTGGGAGCTAAACTGACGGGCATCCCCGATCATGCTTATCAACTTACGTGGCATTCTAGAGGAAGACTATACCCATTCTCCAAAGGCCAGCAACGTAACCATTCGTTCGTAGTAAGGACTTAAGTCCTTACTACAAGCTATCCGTAGCCGTAGTGTAGAGAGGTAATAGTAGGACATAATCGCAACGGAGGTTTGTAGCGCAGACTTAAGCCTTCACTCGCACTAACCGTTGGCCTCTCTCACATTAGCCTAGCCCCATCACCATATTTACCTGGGCTATTTACTTGGCTAGCACACCATTGAGGAAAATATCAGCAATGCCTTCCGCCATTTCCTGCATGGCTTGAGGAGAGGTGTCGTGCATGATGGTGTTTTGACTAAAGCCTGCGATCGCAAACATGCCTACAAATACTCGTGATACCACTTTAGGATTTATCTTGCGGTAGGTGCCACGATCCATAGCTGTTTGAAAGAAGGCTTCAGCTACATCCATCATCTTATCGATAACTTCAGCTTGAATGCGATCGCGCAACTCTGGATGAAACTGCGCTTCCATGAAACAGATTCGCATAATATCACTGTTCTTGTGCAGGTTCAGCATTCGCCGCCGCATCACCTGAGAAACTGCCTTATAGCTACCCATTTCACTCAGCTCAGTTAACAAATCGGTCAGCAACTCTACCCATCCTTGGGTGGCAATCTCGATCAAAATTGCCTTCTTGTTGGGGAAGTGGCGAAATAGAGTTCCCTCTGCAACACCTGCCAAGTCTGCTAAGTCACGGGTACTAGTGCCGTCATAACCTCGACTAGCAAACAACCGCTCTGCTGCCCGCAAAATTCGTGCGCGGGTTTCAGTTTCGGGCTGAACAGCAGGAGAAAGTTTCATAGGTAGTTTGAACTGCATAATCTGAACGATCGTCATTCTCGCTCATGTGAGCAGTCAATCCACAAAAACGTTACAGAAACTCATATTCAGTTATTGTGCCAGGACTGCTGTGGTTGATCACGCTAGCGTTAGCAGCCTAGGGTGACAGACGACTGATTGTCCAAGTGCCATCCGCTTGACGAGAATAGAGGAGGCGGTCGTGCAGCCGATTTGGGCGACCTTGCCAGAACTCGATCGTTGTTGGCATCACCCGATAACCACCCCAGTGTGGAGGCCGAGGTACATGACCATCAGCGTAGGTATTAGTAACCGTGATCAGTTGTTGTTCCAATTGAGCACGATTGGCAATAACTTGACTCTGTGCCGATGCCCAAGCCCCTAGCCGACTCCCCAAGGGACGGCTCTGAAAATAGGCATCTGACTCTTCAGCCGACACTTGCTCAACAGCACCCCCAACTCGGACTTGGCGCTCTAGCTCTGTCCACAGAAACACCAGCACTGCGCGCGGATTAGCCGCTAGCTCTTGCCCCTTTTGGCTATGGTAGTTGGTATAGAACACAAACCCTCGCTCATCTAAGTCTTTGAGCAACACAATCCGAGCGTTAGGAATGCCGTCAGGAGTGGCGGTTGCCAGGGTCATGGCGTTGGGTTCAGGCAAATTGGCCGCTACAGCTTGGTCAAACCACTGGCGAAACTGCTGTATAGGGTCTACATGGACTTGAGATTCATCAAGACCTGCCAGGGTATAGTCTCGACGAAGATCGGCGATCGTAGGCATTATTCACTATCCAAGTTAGTTAAGAAACATAGCAAACTCTAGTTAAGAAATGTAGCCAAATCTGAAGCTTAATTGCAAAATCTTCTTTGGAGTAGGAGATGCAGGAGGTCGAGTGATAAGGTGTTATGACGAAAATTTTTATTTGCAAACTGCACATCAGTTACACCATTTATTTCGTTATACTCCTGTTGAACTCCTATGTTTAATCATGACTCTAACAAAGACTCCCTTTCTGGCGTAGTAGCAGCAGCACTCGGAGCCGGTATTGTTACATCCTTTGCTGTTGCTCTGGGGCAAAGTCCCCTATTGGCATTGGGGATTACACTATTCTCTGCCTTGGCAGCCTTTTTATTTGACCGCCTCCTGCAACATTCCTAGCCTAGTCACTACTCTAAGATTCTGACTCCACCGTCTGAACCACTAGCAGCGAGAATGCGTCCTCGTACCTTGGAAGAGTTCATCGGGCAAGATGAAATCCTTGGTCAGGGACGGTTATTGCGACGGGCTATCCAGGCTGATCAGCTATCGTCGCTGATTTTCTATGGGCCACCCGGGACGGGCAAGACAACCCTAGCACGGGTAATTGCCAACACTACCCGCGCTCATTTTATTGCTATCAATGCTGTATTGGCTGGGGTCAAGGAGATTCGAGAGGCAATCGCTACCGCGCAGGAGCGTCAACAGCGTCATCAACAGCGTACATTGTTGTTTGTAGATGAAGTTCATCGGTTCAACAAGGCTCAGCAAGATGCGTTGTTACCTTGGGTAGAGAATGGCACAGTTGTGTTGATTGGTGCTACCACCGAAAATCCCTATTTTGAAGTGAACAAGGCGTTGATTAGTCGATCGCGTCTGTTCCAACTTCGACCCTTGACTGCCGACCAGTTGCGCCAAGTTGTTCACCAGGCATTGACAGATGCAGAACGGGGTTACGGCGATCGTGCTGTTACTCTGGATCCAGATGCTCTGGAACACTTAGTCAATGTTGCCAATGGTGATGCGAGGGCATTGCTCAATGCCTTAGAACTAGCCGTAGAGACTACACCACCAGAGCCTGATGGCAACATTCACATCACCCTAGCGATCGCAGAAGACTCCATTCAGCGTCGTGCCATCCTCTACGACAAAGAAGGGGATGCCCACTTTGACACCATCAGCGCTTTCATCAAAAGTCTACGGGGGTCTGACCCTGATGCTGCATTGTACTGGCTAGCCCGCATGATCTATGCAGGGGAGGATCCGCGCTTCATCCTGCGCCGGATGTTGATTCTTGCTAGCGAAGATGTGGGATTGGCAGATCCCCAGGCGGTAATGGTAGTCAATGCTTGTGCAGAGGCATTTGATCGCATCGGTATGCCCGAAGGTCGCTATCCGTTAGCTCAGGCAGCACTCTACCTAGCAACGGCTCCTAAGTCTAACAGTGTTATGGGGTTTTTTGATGCCCTAGCTACTGTGGAAAAAGAACGGACAGCAGATATTCCTTCTCCGCTGAAGGATGCTAATCGAGATAAACAGGGCTTTGGACATGGCGCAGGTTATCTCTATCCCCATGCTTATCGAGATCACTGGGTTGCTCAGCAATATTTGCCCACAGGATTGCAGGGACAGGTTTTCTACCAGCCCTCTGATCAAGGCTATGAACGTCAACTTCAAGCCCAAGTGGCACAGCGGCGAGAAGCTCAGCTTGCAGCGTTAGCTGAAGGGCCAGTCACAACTCCCCTGGAAACATGCACAGTGGGCATCTCGGATTCTAGTGTTGATCGGTGGTTGCGGCGTGCCCTCAGTCGGGCTGGTGAAAAGTTAGGGCGAGTGCGCGATCGCCTGTTTGCCCTTGCCCAACCCCAACGCCATCACATTATTTTGGATGTGAATGCAGGCAGTGGGTTATTGCTCTGGGAAGGGGTGCGGCGTGCCCCAGAGGGAGGGGTATATGCCTGTGCATGGACAGCAGATCAGGGAGTGGCCTTACAGGAACAAGCTGCAATGCTGCCGGAACTCAGTCGTCCTGTGATTTGGATATGTTCCCCACTGGATCTCCCACATTATCTCCGGCAACAAACGAGTACCGATGCTCACCCTTGGGTAATTGATCGTGTTATTGGACGTAATCTGCTTAGTCATCATCCAGAGCATGTTGCCCTGCTGAGGCAATTAGTCCCTTACCTTCACCCCACAGGCAGCATTACCTTAGCAGAAACCTTGCCTCACTATGCTCAGCGTTTGTATCAATTAGTGGAGCCAGACTGGTTGCCAGCGGAACTCTATGACCAGCTAGTCACTGCTGAGGAAGCTGCTTATGCCAGTGATCCTAGTCTGCAATGGACCCCGGCTTGCCTAACCCACGAGTTACCTGCACAGACAATCACCATAGACTGGGAATACAACTTAGGAGAGTTAATGATTACTCCAGCGCTGATTCAACGTTGGTTCCAGCGATCGGCTGCCTCTAAAACCCTCACCTATGCCGATCGTCTGTCTGCTTCCCTCGACAGCACGGCACTGGCTAAGGTGCATCAAGTCTTCAGCCAACATCTTAAAAATCGCACAGTTCCCTGGCAAAGTACAATCGCCTTAATTCACATCAGTTGAATAGCAGATACAAGCCACAAATTACTTGGCTAAGACATCACTGCCGTTGAAGCTTGCAGCTATAGCTAGAGCCTCCATACCACTTCTCCAAAAGCCAGCGACACAACCTATTAGTTCATAGTCAGTATTAGTTCGTAGTAAGAACTTCAGTCCTTATCACCAGCCATCTGTAGCCATAGTTGGGGAAATTAGTAGTTCGTAGTAAGAACTTCAGTCCTTATCACCAGCCATCTGTAGCCATAGTTGGGGAAATTAGTATTACTGCAAACGCTCTAGCTAGCCTGTGGCCAGTTATAACTATGTTTGCACCATGTTCGGATTAATCACCCTGGGGCACTTCTTCCCATAATCGAGTTGTCTGGCGCAAGCTACGATGGTCACCGTTGCCTAAAATCACGTGATCTAACAGAGGGATATTGAGAAATTGTGCACCAGTCAGTAATTGTCGTGTCAGATTCAGATCTTCAGGGCTAGGGTCAAGGTTACCTGAGGGATGGTTATGGGCCACAATCAACCGAGTTGCACCTTGGCGAATAACTTCCCGAAAGATATCGCGCGGATGTGCCAAGGTTTCCGTTGCGGTGCCGATCGTAATCACCTTAACCCCAAGGAGGCGATGTCTAGTATCCAGCAACAGCACAGCAAATCGCTCTTGAGCTTGCCACATGAGGTCATGGCTTAGGGCTGCTGCGGCAGCGGCAGGGCTATCGATTAAGGGACGATCGAGCACACTAATTTGAAAGGTTCGTCTCCCCAACTCCAGCGCTGCCAGAATAGTTGTAGCCTTAGCTGGCCCCACTCCTGGAATCTTAGTTAACTCCTGGATGCTGATCTCTCGCAAGACCTCTAGAGGGTTACGCTGATGGTGACCAAGCTCTTGCAGAATATATTGCCCTAGCCCTACAGCCGACAGCTTTCCAGGCCCTTGACCCGTACCCAGCAAGATCGCTATTAGTTCTGCATTGGATAGTACCTGTGCCCCGTGGGACATTAGCCGTTCTCGTGGACGCTCACTGAGCGGCATGTCCATCACTCTCAAATTATAAAGCGCCATAGGCAATTGATGCGAATAGTAGCTACATAAGGTGACTTTGCGTAGCCTTCAGCATGTGGTAGGCAATCAGCAACTGGGTTAGTGCTAGTGGGTAGCTTTGCAGTGTTTCCCCTGTGGTGCCTGTGAGCTTACCTAACTCTGGGTTAGCTTCTCGGCTACAAAAGCCGATTAGATTCGGCAAGTCACTGCAAATAAAATGTTCTAGCTGTAGGACTTGATCTTCGGTTGTGCCGCTGTCAATCTCTAACACATCGACAGGTTTGCCCATGTCGCGATCGAGTCCTAAGCGAATTGCCGATTTGCCATCCGTTGTTGT
Coding sequences within:
- the pdxH gene encoding pyridoxamine 5'-phosphate oxidase — translated: MMPTIADLRRDYTLAGLDESQVHVDPIQQFRQWFDQAVAANLPEPNAMTLATATPDGIPNARIVLLKDLDERGFVFYTNYHSQKGQELAANPRAVLVFLWTELERQVRVGGAVEQVSAEESDAYFQSRPLGSRLGAWASAQSQVIANRAQLEQQLITVTNTYADGHVPRPPHWGGYRVMPTTIEFWQGRPNRLHDRLLYSRQADGTWTISRLSP
- a CDS encoding AAA family ATPase, translating into MLTPPSEPLAARMRPRTLEEFIGQDEILGQGRLLRRAIQADQLSSLIFYGPPGTGKTTLARVIANTTRAHFIAINAVLAGVKEIREAIATAQERQQRHQQRTLLFVDEVHRFNKAQQDALLPWVENGTVVLIGATTENPYFEVNKALISRSRLFQLRPLTADQLRQVVHQALTDAERGYGDRAVTLDPDALEHLVNVANGDARALLNALELAVETTPPEPDGNIHITLAIAEDSIQRRAILYDKEGDAHFDTISAFIKSLRGSDPDAALYWLARMIYAGEDPRFILRRMLILASEDVGLADPQAVMVVNACAEAFDRIGMPEGRYPLAQAALYLATAPKSNSVMGFFDALATVEKERTADIPSPLKDANRDKQGFGHGAGYLYPHAYRDHWVAQQYLPTGLQGQVFYQPSDQGYERQLQAQVAQRREAQLAALAEGPVTTPLETCTVGISDSSVDRWLRRALSRAGEKLGRVRDRLFALAQPQRHHIILDVNAGSGLLLWEGVRRAPEGGVYACAWTADQGVALQEQAAMLPELSRPVIWICSPLDLPHYLRQQTSTDAHPWVIDRVIGRNLLSHHPEHVALLRQLVPYLHPTGSITLAETLPHYAQRLYQLVEPDWLPAELYDQLVTAEEAAYASDPSLQWTPACLTHELPAQTITIDWEYNLGELMITPALIQRWFQRSAASKTLTYADRLSASLDSTALAKVHQVFSQHLKNRTVPWQSTIALIHIS
- a CDS encoding TetR/AcrR family transcriptional regulator codes for the protein MKLSPAVQPETETRARILRAAERLFASRGYDGTSTRDLADLAGVAEGTLFRHFPNKKAILIEIATQGWVELLTDLLTELSEMGSYKAVSQVMRRRMLNLHKNSDIMRICFMEAQFHPELRDRIQAEVIDKMMDVAEAFFQTAMDRGTYRKINPKVVSRVFVGMFAIAGFSQNTIMHDTSPQAMQEMAEGIADIFLNGVLAK
- the radC gene encoding DNA repair protein RadC; this translates as MALYNLRVMDMPLSERPRERLMSHGAQVLSNAELIAILLGTGQGPGKLSAVGLGQYILQELGHHQRNPLEVLREISIQELTKIPGVGPAKATTILAALELGRRTFQISVLDRPLIDSPAAAAAALSHDLMWQAQERFAVLLLDTRHRLLGVKVITIGTATETLAHPRDIFREVIRQGATRLIVAHNHPSGNLDPSPEDLNLTRQLLTGAQFLNIPLLDHVILGNGDHRSLRQTTRLWEEVPQGD